A DNA window from Portunus trituberculatus isolate SZX2019 chromosome 47, ASM1759143v1, whole genome shotgun sequence contains the following coding sequences:
- the LOC123520527 gene encoding glycine receptor subunit alpha-4-like isoform X2: MQSIPHHGGAGVRVGPRGAPGRGPHHRTPPEGHQELHLRLHSGNFTCLEVVFTLKRCLGYYVFHTYIPTCLVVIMSPEIAPACVTLGVTSLLTLFTQQAKSQASLPLVSYIKTIDIFMSSCTV, encoded by the exons tATCCCACACCACGGAGGAGCTGGTGTTCGAGTGGGACCCCGTGGTGCCCCTGGACGTGGACCCCACCATAGAACTCCCCCAGAAGGACATCAGGAATTACACCTCAGACTGCACTCAG GTAACTTCACATGCCTGGAGGTGGTGTTCACGCTGAAGAGATGTCTCGGGTACTACGTCTTCCATACCTACATTCCAACCTGCCTCGTCGTTATTATGTCT CCTGAGATCGCCCCAGCCTGCGTGACTCTGGGTGTGACTTCCCTCCTGACGCTCTTCACGCAACAGGCCAAGTCTCAAGCTTCCTTACCGCTGGTCTCCTACATTAAAACCATTGATATATTCATGTCATCCTGTACCGTGtga